The proteins below come from a single Aegilops tauschii subsp. strangulata cultivar AL8/78 chromosome 6, Aet v6.0, whole genome shotgun sequence genomic window:
- the LOC141025887 gene encoding uncharacterized protein, translating to MIQERGDYKSLDPADILERLNTHEFQLAEKRDLYGPSYGRSRALKAKAVSESEGEDSGSSLGDPEELSQELAMLVKKFHKSSRRGRFGKPSRSDDSSSRDYKKRLCHKCKKPGHYIQDCPQWEKDSKKKKYKDYSSDDSKKMKKSSKSSSSKSSKSSSHKKSSSKKARAFIGKEMDFEAESEENEEEEASEESESGVASLALATAFVSKSIFNSEENGFYKKADDDGDDYTPAYCFMAKGAKVLKYPSSESCEDESDENLKPSYSKLAKIAVKQQKAFEKVQNMLDKSEDMLVI from the exons atgatacaagaacgtggagactacaagtcacttgatcccgctgatatccttgaaaggctaaacactcatgagttccagcttgctgagaagagagatctctatggaccgagctatggcagatcacgcgctctgaaggccaaggcagtgtctgaatctgaaggtgaagattctggtagcagccttggtgatcctgaagaactgagccaggagctagcaatgctcgtgaagaaattccataagtcctcaagacgtggtcgctttggaaaaccctcaagaagtgatgattcctcatcccgtgactacaagaagagactgtgccacaaatgcaagaaaccaggtcactacattcaagactgtcctcagtgggaaaaggattcaaagaagaagaaatacaaggattacagttctgatgactcaaagaagatgaagaaatcttcaaagtcctcatcatcaaaatcctcgaagtcttcatctcacaagaagagcagctccaagaaggctcgggcattcattggcaaggaaatggactttgaggctgaatctgaagaaaatgaggaagaggaggcatctgaggagtcagaatctggtgtggcgagcctagcccttgctactgcgttcgtcagcaagtccatcttcaactctgaggaAAATGGCTTCTACAAAAAGGCTGATGACGACGGTGATGACTACACTCCcgcctattgcttcatggcaaagggtgccaaggtactcaaatacccctcctctgaatcatgtgaggatgaatctgatgaaaacctcaagcctagctactctaaacttgctaagattgctgtgaaacaacaaaaggcttttgaaaaggttcaaaacatgctagacaagagcgaggatatgttgg tcatttga